Proteins co-encoded in one Sporosarcina sp. FSL K6-1522 genomic window:
- a CDS encoding transcriptional regulator codes for MLSVQRMTPFYTSKEDFRLRLVFAYQYFSIVKGGEVFQFIPSEGKEIVINMKSLQVENLGEVFVFQRGNRFIRLPLYQLLLISDLHMHLTIILEGTMDIATEMLEVVVLEAESLIEQLEAENRLRMIDYALEANDRAMFRDLTEGLQ; via the coding sequence ATGCTATCAGTTCAACGAATGACGCCGTTTTATACGAGTAAAGAAGATTTTCGTCTACGTCTAGTGTTTGCTTATCAGTATTTCTCCATCGTCAAGGGAGGGGAAGTTTTTCAATTTATCCCGTCTGAAGGGAAGGAAATTGTTATTAATATGAAAAGTCTACAAGTTGAAAATCTTGGAGAAGTCTTTGTTTTCCAAAGAGGCAACCGGTTTATTCGACTACCGCTTTACCAACTTCTGCTCATTTCAGACCTTCATATGCACCTTACGATTATTCTTGAGGGCACGATGGACATTGCGACAGAGATGTTAGAAGTGGTCGTATTGGAGGCTGAGTCACTCATTGAGCAGTTAGAGGCAGAAAACCGATTACGTATGATTGACTATGCACTTGAAGCGAATGATCGTGCGATGTTTAGGGATTTGACGGAAGGGTTGCAGTGA